GCCACCCGCCGCACGGGGCGAGAACGGTGCCCTCGGCGCGTTCGAGGGTCCGCACGACGGCCGTGCCATCGCCCCGCACCAGGCAATCCCGCATCAGGCAGTCCCGCATCAGGCAATGGAGCGCACGCGCGGCCCTCGGTGTGGTCACGATGGGGGGATGTGGCAGGACGCTGAGCAGCGCGGTGACGACGATCCCGCCGTACACATCCATCCGTCGGCCTGTGTGGCCCCCGGGGCGGTACTCGGTGCCGGGGTGCGGGTCGGCCCCTTCGCCGTGGTCGAGGAGGGCGCCGAGCTGGGCGACGGGGTACGTGTCCGGGCGCACGCGGTCGTCCACGGCTCGGCGACCCTGGGCGCCGGTGCGGTCGTCGGCGTGCACGCGGTCGTCGGCGGGGATCCGCAGGATCTGCGGTTCGACGCGCGCGTGGCCACCCGAGCCGTGCTGGGCCCCGGCACCGTACTCGGGGAGGGCGCGACCGTGCACCGCTCCACGGGCCGAGAACCCACCCGGACCGGGAGCGACTGCCTCCTCATGGGCAACACGCACGTCGGACACGACTGCGTGCTCGGCGACGGTGTGGTGGTCAGCCAACTCAGCGCTCTCGGCGGGCATGTGCGGGTCGGCGACCACGCCGTGATCGGCGGGGGGAGCGGCGTCGTGCAGTGGGTGCGCATCGGGCGCCTGGCGATGGTGGGCGCGATGACGAAGGTGGAACGGGACGTCCTGCCCTTCACCGTCGTGGACGGCGTCCCGGCCCGGCAGCGCGGCCTCAACCACGTCGGCATGCGGCGCCACGGCGTCCCCGCCGCCGAACAGAACGCGCTGCGACGCCACTTCGACGGATTCACCGGCTTCGCCGACTTCACCGCCGCGGGGCCGGGTATGCCTGACGCCGGAGAACTCATGCCGGAGTTACGGGAGTTCCTCGCCGGCCCGTCCCGCCGGGGGACCACGCCGGTCGCACCCCGGTCCCGTCCGGCTCGCGACGCGTAGAGGTGGTGGGCTCATGCACTGGTCCCTGGGCGAGATCGCCGAGGAGTACGGCGGTTCCGTCTGCGGCGACGCCGGGATGCGCGTGCGTCCGACGGACGCCCGGGCCACCGACCCGTCGGGACTGGCCTACGCGGAACGGGCGAGCGCGCTGCGGCACATGGCGGGCGTCGGAGCGTTCCTGCTGCCGCGCGCTCTCACGGGTGTGGACAGGCCGCACGTCCACGTGGACGATCCGCGGGGCGTCTTCCACCGGTTGCTGGCCGAGCTCGACCGCCGGGCGGCTCCGGTCCCGCCCCTGGGCATCCACCCCACCGCGGTGACCGATCCGGACTGCGTCATCGACCCCACCGCGTACGTGGGTCCCTACACGGTCGTGGAGCGCGGCGCGGTCGTCGGACCGTGCACGCGCATCCACCCCTTCGTCCACGTGGGGCCGAACTGCCATGTCGGCGCCGACAGCGTGCTCCACCCGCACGCGGTGCTCTGCCAGGACGTCCGTCTCGGCGAGCGCTGCACCGTGCACCCGGGGGCCGTCGTGGGGGGCGAGGGGTTCGGATTCACGCACACCCCGGCCGGGTGGCGGCGGGTGCCGCAGGTCGGAGGCGTCCGCGCGGGCGACGACGTGGAGATCCGCGCGCTGGCCGGCGTCGAGCGGGCCACCTGCGCCGACACCGTCCTGGGCGACGGGGTCAAGCTCGGCGACCTCACCTGCGTCGGGCACAACGCCACCCTGGGCGACCACACCCTGCTCGTGCCCCTGTCCGGCGTCGGCGGCAGCGTGACGCTCGGCCGGCGCTGCGTCCTGGGCGGCGGCAGCGGCGTGTTCGACCACACGACGCTCGCCGACGACGTCCGTGTCGGTGCCCACGGCACCGTCACGCGTGACATCGACACCCCCGGCGACCACACGGGCACCCCCGCCCGCCCCCTCGCCCGGCAACGGCGCCTCGACGCACTGCTGCCCCGACTGCCCGACGGCGTCCCCCTCCACCACCTCGACGTCACCGCGGTGCGCCCCGGCCACCACGCGAACATCGCTCTCGCCGCACTCGTCACGGACGCGGCCACAGGGTGCCTGCGGGGGAGGTCGGTCGGGCAGAGTGGCAGCGTGCCGAGAGCCTTCGGCGTCGACCGGTCCGGCATCAGGAGGCCGCCATGAACGGCAGGATCCGCAAAGCCACCGCCCCCGTCACCGCCACCACCGCCACCGCCACTTCCGGCTCCCGCGACGTCGTCGTCGTGGGCGCGGGACCCACCGGGCTGCTGCTCGCCGGTGATCTCGCCACCGCCGGTGTCCCCGTCACCCTCGTCGAGCGGCGGGCGCACGGGATCAGCAACCTCTCCCGCGCCTTCGTCCTGCACGCCCGCACACTGGAACAGCTCGACGCGCGGGGCCTCGCCGACGGGCTTGAGGCCAAGGGGCAGACGCTCGACCGGCTGCGGCTCTTCGCCCGGCTGACCGTCGACCTCACCACCCTCCACTCGCGCTTCAACCACCTGCTCGTCCTGCCGCAGTACGAGGTGGAGCGGGCGCTGGAGCGGCGGGCCGTGGAGGCCGGGGTGCGGTTCGCGTACGACACCGAGGTGACGGGTCTCGTGCAGGACGCGGACGGCGTGACCCTGCGGGCGCGCGGGTCCGGCGGTGCGGCAGAGGAACTGCGGGCCGCGTACGTCGTCGGGACGGACGGGATGCGCAGTGCCGTGCGGGAGGCGGTGGGGCTGCCCTTCCCCGGCCGGTCGGCGATCCGGTCCGTGGTCCTCGCCGACGTCAGGCTCGCCGAGCGGCCCGAGACGCTGCTGACGGTGAACGCGGTCGGGGACGCCTTCGCGTTCCTCGCGCCGTTCGGGGACGGCTACCACCGGGTGATCGGCTGGCACCGGGACCGCGATGTCGCCGACGGCGAACCCCTCGGCCTCGACGAGGTCAAGGAGATCACCCGGCTCGCGCTCGGCCGTGACTACGGTATGCACGACGCCCGTTGGATGTCCCGCTTCCACAGCGACGAACGGCAGGCCCCGGCGTACCGGGTGGGCCGCGTGTTCCTCGCCGGGGACGCCGCACACGTGCACACCCCGGCCGGCGGCCAGGGCATGAACACCGGCCTCCAGGACGCCGCCAACCTGAGCTGGAAGCTGGCGGCGACGCTCGACGGGTACGCAGGCGCGGACCTGCTGGACACCTACCAGTCCGAGCGCCACCCCGTCGGCAGGTCCGTGCTGCGCAGCAGCGGCGGGATCGTACGGCTCGCGATGGCCAAGCGGCCCGGGACACTGGCGGCCCGCGCCCTGCTCACCACGTTCCTCGACCACACCCGCCCGGCCCGCACCCGCATGATCGGCCAGATCACCGGCATCGGCTACGCGTACCCGGCCCCGCGCGGTGCCCACCCGCTGGTCGGCCGGCGCGTCCCGGACGTGGCGCTGCGGGACGGCCGCCTGTACGAGGCCCTGCGGGACGGCAGGTTCGTCCTCGTCGCCCCCGCCACCACAACCGGCACCCCCGCCCGCAAGGACCGCCTCACCGTCGTGGCCTGGGCGAGCGACCGGCGTACGAGTCTGCTGGTCCGGCCCGACGGGTACGCGGCCTGGGCGGCGGAGTCGGCGACCGCCGAGGAGACGGAGGCGGCGCTGACCGGGGCCCTCGGGCGGGACTGAACGCCCGTCCCACCGCCGTGTCACGCTCCTCCCGGGCGGGCCCGATCGACGAAATCGTCGGTGTTTACAGGGGGCGTTACCGAGGTGATTGAATTTGCGACTTCCTTTGGAAACGGAACCCGGGGACGAAGTCGACCCAAAGGCGGGGAACTTGGCGCTTCGAAGGCTTGTTCCGGCTTTTCGGATGAGAGTATGAGGCCCGGGCGACCTGTATGCGGTCGATGTGGGGGGCCATGATAAAGATTCTGATCGCCGAGGACATGGCGATGCTGCGCCGGGCGCTGGCCGAACTTCTGTCGCTGGAAGCGGACTTCGAGGTGGTGGCCGAAGTCAGCCGTGGGGACGAGATCGTCCCCAGGGCGCGGGCCCTGCAGCCGGACGTGGCCGTGCTCGACATCGGCCTGCCCGGGATGGACGGCATCTCCGCCGCCGCCGCGCTGGGCACCGCCGTGCCCGACTGCCGGATCCTCATGCTCACGGGGCTCGGCAACCCCAGCACGCTGCGGCGGGCGCTGGCCACCCGCGCCACGGGATTCCTGCGCAAGGACGCCGATCCCACGCAACTCGCGGGCGCCATCCGCGCGGTGGCGGCCGGCAAGCGGGCCGTCGACCCGCAGCTGGCGGTCGCGGCGCTCGAAGACGTGACCCAGCCGCTGGCCCCCCGTGAGCTGGAGGTCCTGCGGCTGGCCGCCGCGGGCGAGGGCACCACGGCCATCGCCCGCCGGCTGTTCCTCTCGCCGGGCACCGTACGCAACTACCTGAGCAGCGCCGTGGTCAAACTGAGCGCCCGCAACCGTATGGACGCGGTCCGGATCGCCCGCGAGGGCGGCTGGATCTGACCGCCCGCGGCTCAGGCTCTCACGCCACCGTCGCCGAGTCGCGCAGTTCGCTCTCCGGGGGGTGGGCCGACGGGCGGGCGGGCGCGGCGGCGGTGCGCAGGAAGGGGCGTTTGGTTTCGTGTGCCCCGGCCGGCAGCGGCACGACCGCCGTCAGCGAGAACCACTTGTCGTCCAGCACCTGGATGCTGAGCCGGCCGTCCACCGCTTCGATGCGTTCGCGAAGGTTGGTGAGTCCGCTTCCCGGCCGCGCGCCCCTGGCGGGGCCGGACGGACGCGCCGGAATTCCGTCGTTGGTCACGATCAGTCCGACGGCGCCCGGCTCGCGGCTGAGCTGGACGACGCAGGTGCCGACCCTGCTGTGCCGGAGCATGTTGGTGATCCCCTCGCGCAGCACCGTCGCCAGCGTGGTCTCGATGTGGGGCGGCAGGGGCCCGGCGCCGCCGCGGAAGACGGCGTGGATGCCCATGTCCTTGAGGGTCGCGAAGACGGTGTCGACCTCCGCGGTCAGTGACATGGCGCGGTAGGTCTGCGAGACGGCCCGCACATCGGCGAAGGCCCGCTGGGTGGTGTCCAGGATCTCCGTCAGCTCCTGGTGGAGCCGGGCGTGTTTGGAGGGCGGCAGCCGTCGCGCCAGCTCGCACTTGAAGGCGATGGTGGTCAGGCTGATGCCCAGCAGGTCGTGCAGATCGCGGGAGAACCGCAGCCGCTCCGCCTCCAGCGCCAGCCGGGTCAGCTCGCTGCGGGAGCGGTGGGCCTCCTGGACGAGCCGGGTCAGCTCGGAGAGTCCGTACACCACCAGGCCGGTCAGGGCGGTCGCCACCGTCCCGTACCAGACCGACCCGCGGCCCATGCCGGTCTCCAGCACCAGGAGGGCGGCCGACCCCACGGCCGCCGCGTACGCGGGCCACTTCCAGCGGGACGGGAGCACGAGCAGCGCGGAGCCCGCGAGGAAGCCGGGTGTGGCCAGCCAGGCCTCGGCGTAGAAGAGAAACGGAAGATACGTCAGGAGCGCCTGGCACCCGAGGGTCCAGTACTGCCGGTGGGCCAGCCGGGGCGACAGATGGGGAAAGGAATGCGCCAGTTGGAGCCCGTAGACCAGGAGCAGGGTGGTGATGCCCGTGCCCAGTCCGAGTGGTGTGGGGTGGCCCTCCACCAGATAGGTCACGCCGATGCCGAAGAAGGCCACTAGCACTGCGAAGGTGATGGCGATGGAGGTGCCGCGAGCGAGGTGCCTGCTCCGCGCGTCCTCCTGGTCGACGCGCGCGCCATCCTGCAGGGCAGAACCTTGCATCTCTTCTCCCCGGACGAGCCGAACGAATTAGTGAGTCAGGTTGTGCCGTGCCCACCCTCTCACGGCATACCGGGAGGATGAGAAGTCGCCATCGATAGTAATCGATCGAAACCGCTCAGAAGTGAAACTCGGTGGCGCGGAGTGCGCTTCGGACTCCCTGATAGAAGAAGACTGCCGGTGAAGTGAAAAGGTTTGCCCGGGTGCGCGAAAACAACTGGAGGATTTCATTCCGTAAAGAGGAATGCGTCCTTCCGTCAGAGATGCAGGGGAAAGGGATTCAGTTCGGTGAAGTCCGTCGGCCGCGCCAGCCGGCCCAGCGCGACCGGTACGTCGAACAGCCGGCCCGGACCGAATCCCGCCCAGTGCGGGCGCAGACCGGGGATCAGCACCTTGGCGACGGGCAGTCCCACATCGGGCCGGGTCTGGTCGAGGACGAGCACGTCGAGGCCGTGCCGGCGCAACAGCTCGACCAGGGCACCGGCCTGGGCCGCGGCGTCGGCGGGCGGGCGCAGCGCGGCGGGCGGCCGGGCGGACCGGCGGGCGGCGGGCAGCAGATAGGGCTGGCCCGCCGTCGTGGCGTGCCGGAACCAGGCGAGGGCCTCCGGGTCGTCACCGGTGTAGGCGCTCCCTCCGCCGGGCGGCCCGCCCGTCAGCGGCGGCAGCATCTGGTTGAGTTCGGTCAGGGCCCGGCGCAGCGCGATCCGCGCGTCGAAGTGGGCGCCGAAGCCCAGGACGACGTCCTCGGCCGGCCCGTCGATCCGGGCCGACACGGCGGCCACCACGGGGATCCCGAGATCGGACGTGAGGTCCAATGCCCACACCGACCTGCCCATCTCCCTGAGGGCGGCCCGGGTCCCGGCGGTCCACTCGTCCCGCTGATCGAGGACCACACCGGGCTGCCGCGTGCGGTTGTACCACCACAGGGCGACCGCGTCCCGCTCCACCAGCTCCAGGCAGCCGTGCACGACGGCGTCCTCCAGACTGGTGCCCGCAGCGGCCCCGTTCGAGGTGGCCCGGCAGTAACGGGTGTCCGCGTCCGGGGCGTTGTAGTACAGCAGGCTGGTCGGCGCGAGGCGCTGCCGCTCCTCGGTCAGTGACCAGACGGGCGTCCAGTCGAGCGGAGCGTCCTCGTCGAAGGGCTCGGTCACCTGGTGGAAGGGCCCGTGCGCGCGGTTCCAGGCCGCCCGGTCCGCGAACTGCCGCCGGTCGAAGAGCTGGACGGTGTCCGGGTGGACGGCCCGGTCCGCCAGCTCGCGGTAACTGCCCCGCAGACGCGGCTCGTCGCCCTGGAAGTAACCGCTGTACCGCTCAAGCGCCTCGGCCAGGGCGCTGACCCTGGCATGGGCCTCGGTGACGCCCTTGCCCGAGCCCGGGCTGCGCAGCGGCGTGTGCAGCGCGGGCGGCGGCTTCGCGGGGTCCCAGGGCGGCTGGGCGCCCGCGTGGAAGCAGTTGAGGAACTCGGGTCCCCGCGGATCCCGGCGGATCTCGCCGACCAGACCGGTGACGGGGTCCACGAGATGCCCGTACCGGTCGAGGACCTCCTCCGGGCCGGCCGTCCGGTGGCCCCCTCCGCCGGTGTCGCGCACCGGCCGCGGGGACAGCACGACGGGGTCCGACACCCGGTCGCGGACGAGCAGGGGGTCGCCGCAGCGGGCGCACTGCGGGCGGCGCCGTACGGGATGGCGGCTGCTTCGCAGCGTGCGGGTGTCCAGCCGCCACAGGGTGCCCTGCTCGGGATCGCGGTGTCCGGCCAGCCACTTCGCCGCCTCGAGCAGCGCCAGGTGCAGAGCCGCCCCCCGGCCCGCAGGCAGATACGACGGCCGGTGCTCGGCGGGCCCGCCGCGTCCGAGCCGGTGCTGGACGTACGCCTCGCTGCGCCGCCGCAGCCGCAGCCGGTCCGCGAGACAGCTCCAGCAGGGACCCTCGCCGGGGGAGAAGAACGGGCCCACCCACAGATGGGTGCCGCTCGCCCGCACGGGCAGCCAACTGCGGCCCGCCGCACGGTGTTCCGCGTCCAGGGCGCTCAGCCGCGGATCGAGATAGTCGTGGCACAGCGCCAGCGTCAGATCGGCCGGGCCGCCCGCGGCGGCGGTCCGCAGTCCCGCCGCCGCCACGGCCTCGTACAACGCGCCCCCGGTCTCCTCGGTGAGGTCGACCGGGGCCAGCAGCCCGCCCCGGCCGCCGTCGGGCCGCGCCGCGAGACCCGTGAGGGCCCAGTAGGCGCGCTCGGGCCCGGCGCGGCCGTCCGGCGGATAGGCGGACAGCAGCCCGGCGTCCAGCAGTCTGGCCACGAGCCGTTCGGTGCGCTCGGCCGACAGGCCGGGCGCCGCGTCGGCGACGATCCGGGACAGGTCGCGGCTGCCGTCGAGCAACGGGGCGAGCAGCGCGACCTGTTCCCCGCCGAGCGTGGTCACCCGGTCCTCGGTCATCAGGAACACGGGCTCCCCGGGCGCCGATTCGACCCGCAGATGCGGTGCGAACCCCAGCCGGGGGAGCCCGTCGTCCGGGGCGGGACGGTTCATCGGGTCTGACGGCCGCCGTCCGCGGCGGCACCGGAACCGGCTCCGGGCATCCAGCAGATACAGATGCGGCCGTCGGTGGACTCACCGGATTCGGGGCCGAATTCAGTGATCACGAGATCGTCGGCGCCCCTCGCGATCCCCGCGTCGCCGTCGAGCAGAGGCGTGATCCGTGACATGTGTGCTCCTTGTTCGCTGTTGAAGTTCGCGGTCGGATTCGGTCGGCGCGCCCGACCCCGGCCGGGGCCCTGCGCGTTGCCGCCATCCTTACGGTCGTCACTGGCCGATACCAGTGCGTCACGCACAGGGCCCATATGAGAAATACACATCTTGCGCATAGGTTCCTCATATGCCTGGTCGGGCCCCTGGCACTGGTTGATACCGGAAGTAGCCAGCGAGACTCCCTGAACGAGGAGCTCCTCGCGGCGCTCCGCGGACCACATGGGGGAGAAAAGCATGGACATATGGCTGCTTGGACCGCTGACGGCCGAGGTACGGGGCAGGTCGATCGTGCCGACGGCGGCGAAACCACGCCAGATCCTGGCCCTGCTGGCGATTCACGCCAACCGCGTCCTGCCCGTCGGGACGCTGATGGAGGAGATCTGGGGCAGCGAGCCGCCGCAGAGCGCGCTGGCCACCCTGCACACGTACATCCTGCAGCTGCGCCGGCAGCTCACCGCGGCCTACGGCGCCGACGCGGACGTGTCCGCCAAGGACGTCCTCGTCACCCAGTACGGCGGCTACTGCTGGCAGGCGCCCACCGACGCGGTCGACGTACCGCGCTACGAGCGGCTGGTCGCCGCCGGCCGGGTCGCCACGGGTGAGGACCGGCAGGAGAGGGCGTCGGCGTACTTCCGGGAGGCGCTCGCCCTGTGGCGCGGGTCCGCGCTCGTCGACGTGCGCATCGGGCCCGTGCTGAGCATCGAGGTGGCCCGGCTGGAGGAGAGCAGGCTCGGAGTGCTGGAGCGGTGTCTGGAGGCGGACCTGAGGCTGGGCCGCCACGCGGAGCTGCTGACCGAGCTGATCGAGCTCACCGGACGCCATCCGCTGCACGAGGGCCTGCACGCCCAGTGCATGACGGCCCTGTACCGGGCGGGCCGCTCCTGGCAGGCGCTGGACGTCTACCAGCGGCTGCGCCGGCGGCTCGCGGAGGAACTGGGGCTCTCGCCCTCCCCGCGCCTGCAGCGGCTGCAGCAGGCGGTGCTCTCGGCGGAACCGTGGCTGGACGTGCCCGGGTGCGGGGAGGACGCGCTGCTCGACCGCATGATCGGCTGACCGCCGCCCCCGGGCCGCTCAGCCGTTCTTGGCGACGAACTCGACGATCGACTCCAGCATGTAGTCGGTCATCTCCTCGGTGATACCCGGGTACACCCCGATCCAGAAGCTCTGCTCGGTGATGATGTCGGAGTTGCGCAGGTCCCCCGACACCCGGTGCGGGGTGCCGAGATACGCCGGATGCCGGGTGAGGTTGCCGCCGAACAGCCGTCGCGTGCCGATCCGCCGCTCCTCCAGGAAGGCGATCAGGTCGCGGCGGGTGTAGGTGGCGTCGGGCAGCACGGTGAGGACGAAGCCGAACCAGCTCGGGTCGCTGCCGGGGGTGGCGGTGGGCAGCAGCAGACCGGGGACGTCCGCGAGCCCGTCGCGCAACCGCTGCCAGTTGCGCCGACGGGCCGCGCCGAACTCCGGGAGCTTCTTCAACTGGGTGAGCGCCAGCGCGCCTTGCAGGTCGGTCGCCTTCAGGTTGTAGCCGATGTGCGAGAAGATGTACTTGTGGTCGTACCCCTTGGGGAGGTCGCCGAGCTGGTAGTCGAACCGCTTGAGGCAGGTGTTGTCCTCGCCCGGCTCGCACCAGCAGTCCCGGCCCCAGTCGCGGAACGACTCGACGATCCGGGCCAGTTCGAGGTTCCTGGTCAGGACGCAGCCGCCCTCGCCCGTCGTGATGTGGTGGGCGGGGTAGAAGCTGACGGTGGCCAGATCCCCGAACGTGCCCGTCATCCGTCCCTGGTAGGTCGAGCCCACCGCGTCGCAGTTGTCCTCGATGAGGAACAGCTCGTGATCGACGGCCAGTTGCTGGATCTCCGCGACCTCGTAGGGGTTCCCCAGGGTGTGAGCGATCATGATGGCCCGCGTGCGGTCCGAGATCGCCGCCCGCACGCGCTCCGCCGTCGTGTTGTACGTGCCGAGTTCGAGGTCGACGAACACGGGCGTGAGGCCGTTCTGGAAGATCGGGTTCACCGTCGTGGGGAAGCCGCCGGCCACCGTGATCACCTCGTCGCCCGGCAGCAGCCGCTTCTCACCGAGCCGCGGGGACGTCAGCGCCGACAGGGCCAGCAGGTTCGCCGAGGAACCCGAGTTCACCAGATGCGCCTTGCGTACGCCGATGTGGCGGGCGAACCTGCTCTCGAAACGCCGGGAGTGCGCCCCGGCCGCGATCCGCAGATCCAGGGCCGCCTCCACCAGAGAGACCCGGTCCTCCTCGTCCAGGACCGCCCCCGAGGAGAGGATCGGTGTCACTCCCGGTACGAAGTCCCCGGGCTGCTGCTGCCGGTGGTACTCGCGAACCTGCTCCAGGACCAGGGCCTTGGTGTCCGACGTCATAGCCGTCCCTCCTGTAAGGATTGCCTCGGGGCCATGCTTCAGCCTTCCGGTAGAGGAGCCATGGAGTCCCCGCGGAAAGGGCCTGCTCCAGCGGGCTTCCAGGGGCATTCGACCCGCT
This sequence is a window from Streptomyces ortus. Protein-coding genes within it:
- a CDS encoding UDP-3-O-(3-hydroxymyristoyl)glucosamine N-acyltransferase, which codes for MHWSLGEIAEEYGGSVCGDAGMRVRPTDARATDPSGLAYAERASALRHMAGVGAFLLPRALTGVDRPHVHVDDPRGVFHRLLAELDRRAAPVPPLGIHPTAVTDPDCVIDPTAYVGPYTVVERGAVVGPCTRIHPFVHVGPNCHVGADSVLHPHAVLCQDVRLGERCTVHPGAVVGGEGFGFTHTPAGWRRVPQVGGVRAGDDVEIRALAGVERATCADTVLGDGVKLGDLTCVGHNATLGDHTLLVPLSGVGGSVTLGRRCVLGGGSGVFDHTTLADDVRVGAHGTVTRDIDTPGDHTGTPARPLARQRRLDALLPRLPDGVPLHHLDVTAVRPGHHANIALAALVTDAATGCLRGRSVGQSGSVPRAFGVDRSGIRRPP
- a CDS encoding AfsR/SARP family transcriptional regulator — protein: MDIWLLGPLTAEVRGRSIVPTAAKPRQILALLAIHANRVLPVGTLMEEIWGSEPPQSALATLHTYILQLRRQLTAAYGADADVSAKDVLVTQYGGYCWQAPTDAVDVPRYERLVAAGRVATGEDRQERASAYFREALALWRGSALVDVRIGPVLSIEVARLEESRLGVLERCLEADLRLGRHAELLTELIELTGRHPLHEGLHAQCMTALYRAGRSWQALDVYQRLRRRLAEELGLSPSPRLQRLQQAVLSAEPWLDVPGCGEDALLDRMIG
- the rfbH gene encoding lipopolysaccharide biosynthesis protein RfbH is translated as MTSDTKALVLEQVREYHRQQQPGDFVPGVTPILSSGAVLDEEDRVSLVEAALDLRIAAGAHSRRFESRFARHIGVRKAHLVNSGSSANLLALSALTSPRLGEKRLLPGDEVITVAGGFPTTVNPIFQNGLTPVFVDLELGTYNTTAERVRAAISDRTRAIMIAHTLGNPYEVAEIQQLAVDHELFLIEDNCDAVGSTYQGRMTGTFGDLATVSFYPAHHITTGEGGCVLTRNLELARIVESFRDWGRDCWCEPGEDNTCLKRFDYQLGDLPKGYDHKYIFSHIGYNLKATDLQGALALTQLKKLPEFGAARRRNWQRLRDGLADVPGLLLPTATPGSDPSWFGFVLTVLPDATYTRRDLIAFLEERRIGTRRLFGGNLTRHPAYLGTPHRVSGDLRNSDIITEQSFWIGVYPGITEEMTDYMLESIVEFVAKNG
- the lpxA gene encoding acyl-ACP--UDP-N-acetylglucosamine O-acyltransferase, encoding MWQDAEQRGDDDPAVHIHPSACVAPGAVLGAGVRVGPFAVVEEGAELGDGVRVRAHAVVHGSATLGAGAVVGVHAVVGGDPQDLRFDARVATRAVLGPGTVLGEGATVHRSTGREPTRTGSDCLLMGNTHVGHDCVLGDGVVVSQLSALGGHVRVGDHAVIGGGSGVVQWVRIGRLAMVGAMTKVERDVLPFTVVDGVPARQRGLNHVGMRRHGVPAAEQNALRRHFDGFTGFADFTAAGPGMPDAGELMPELREFLAGPSRRGTTPVAPRSRPARDA
- a CDS encoding response regulator transcription factor, which produces MIKILIAEDMAMLRRALAELLSLEADFEVVAEVSRGDEIVPRARALQPDVAVLDIGLPGMDGISAAAALGTAVPDCRILMLTGLGNPSTLRRALATRATGFLRKDADPTQLAGAIRAVAAGKRAVDPQLAVAALEDVTQPLAPRELEVLRLAAAGEGTTAIARRLFLSPGTVRNYLSSAVVKLSARNRMDAVRIAREGGWI
- a CDS encoding TOMM precursor leader peptide-binding protein, giving the protein MNRPAPDDGLPRLGFAPHLRVESAPGEPVFLMTEDRVTTLGGEQVALLAPLLDGSRDLSRIVADAAPGLSAERTERLVARLLDAGLLSAYPPDGRAGPERAYWALTGLAARPDGGRGGLLAPVDLTEETGGALYEAVAAAGLRTAAAGGPADLTLALCHDYLDPRLSALDAEHRAAGRSWLPVRASGTHLWVGPFFSPGEGPCWSCLADRLRLRRRSEAYVQHRLGRGGPAEHRPSYLPAGRGAALHLALLEAAKWLAGHRDPEQGTLWRLDTRTLRSSRHPVRRRPQCARCGDPLLVRDRVSDPVVLSPRPVRDTGGGGHRTAGPEEVLDRYGHLVDPVTGLVGEIRRDPRGPEFLNCFHAGAQPPWDPAKPPPALHTPLRSPGSGKGVTEAHARVSALAEALERYSGYFQGDEPRLRGSYRELADRAVHPDTVQLFDRRQFADRAAWNRAHGPFHQVTEPFDEDAPLDWTPVWSLTEERQRLAPTSLLYYNAPDADTRYCRATSNGAAAGTSLEDAVVHGCLELVERDAVALWWYNRTRQPGVVLDQRDEWTAGTRAALREMGRSVWALDLTSDLGIPVVAAVSARIDGPAEDVVLGFGAHFDARIALRRALTELNQMLPPLTGGPPGGGSAYTGDDPEALAWFRHATTAGQPYLLPAARRSARPPAALRPPADAAAQAGALVELLRRHGLDVLVLDQTRPDVGLPVAKVLIPGLRPHWAGFGPGRLFDVPVALGRLARPTDFTELNPFPLHL
- a CDS encoding FAD-dependent monooxygenase; the encoded protein is MNGRIRKATAPVTATTATATSGSRDVVVVGAGPTGLLLAGDLATAGVPVTLVERRAHGISNLSRAFVLHARTLEQLDARGLADGLEAKGQTLDRLRLFARLTVDLTTLHSRFNHLLVLPQYEVERALERRAVEAGVRFAYDTEVTGLVQDADGVTLRARGSGGAAEELRAAYVVGTDGMRSAVREAVGLPFPGRSAIRSVVLADVRLAERPETLLTVNAVGDAFAFLAPFGDGYHRVIGWHRDRDVADGEPLGLDEVKEITRLALGRDYGMHDARWMSRFHSDERQAPAYRVGRVFLAGDAAHVHTPAGGQGMNTGLQDAANLSWKLAATLDGYAGADLLDTYQSERHPVGRSVLRSSGGIVRLAMAKRPGTLAARALLTTFLDHTRPARTRMIGQITGIGYAYPAPRGAHPLVGRRVPDVALRDGRLYEALRDGRFVLVAPATTTGTPARKDRLTVVAWASDRRTSLLVRPDGYAAWAAESATAEETEAALTGALGRD
- a CDS encoding sensor histidine kinase; this encodes MQGSALQDGARVDQEDARSRHLARGTSIAITFAVLVAFFGIGVTYLVEGHPTPLGLGTGITTLLLVYGLQLAHSFPHLSPRLAHRQYWTLGCQALLTYLPFLFYAEAWLATPGFLAGSALLVLPSRWKWPAYAAAVGSAALLVLETGMGRGSVWYGTVATALTGLVVYGLSELTRLVQEAHRSRSELTRLALEAERLRFSRDLHDLLGISLTTIAFKCELARRLPPSKHARLHQELTEILDTTQRAFADVRAVSQTYRAMSLTAEVDTVFATLKDMGIHAVFRGGAGPLPPHIETTLATVLREGITNMLRHSRVGTCVVQLSREPGAVGLIVTNDGIPARPSGPARGARPGSGLTNLRERIEAVDGRLSIQVLDDKWFSLTAVVPLPAGAHETKRPFLRTAAAPARPSAHPPESELRDSATVA